A section of the Schistocerca serialis cubense isolate TAMUIC-IGC-003099 unplaced genomic scaffold, iqSchSeri2.2 HiC_scaffold_1393, whole genome shotgun sequence genome encodes:
- the LOC126442630 gene encoding mucin-5AC-like, translating into MPTEQWQSKHQEIDPGLAHKVEFNPVMLEQTVTETVTETVTETVTETVTETVTETVTETVTETVTETVTETVTETVTETVTETVTETVTETVTETVTETVTETVTETVTETVTETVTETVTETVTETVTETVTETVTETVTETVTETVTETVTETVTETVTETKSAPTKSTNEKHQRKAPTKSTNEKHQRKAPTKSTNEKHQRKAPTKSTNEKHQRKAPTKSTNEKHQRKAPTKSTNEKHQRKAPTKSTNEKHQRKAPTKSTNEKHQRKAPTKSTNEKHQRKAPTKSTNEKHQRKAPTKSTNEKHQRKAPTKSTNEKHQRKAPTKSTNEKHQRKAPTKSTNEKHQRKAPTKSTNEKHQRKAPTKSTNEKHQRKAPTKSTNEKHQRKAPTKSTNEKHQRKAPTKSTNEKHQRKAPTKSTNEKHQRKAPTKSTNEKHQRKAPTKSTNEKHQRKAPTKSTNEKHQRKAPTKSTNEKHQRKAPTKSTNEKHQRKAPTKSTNEKHQRKAPTKSTNEKHQRKAPTKSTNEKHQRKAPTKSTNEKHQRKAPTKSTNEKHQRKAPTKSTNEKHQRKAPTKSTNEKHQRKAPTKSTNEKHQRKAPTKSTNEKHQRKAPTKSTNEKHQRKAPTKSTNEKHQRKAPTKSTNEKHQRKAPTKSTNEKHQRKAPTKSTNEKHQRKAPTKSTNEKHQRKAPTKSTNEKHQRKAPTKSTNEKHQRKAPTKSTNEKHQRKAPTKSTNEKHQRKAPTKSTNEKHQRKAPTKSTNEKHQRKAPTKSTNEKHQRKAPTKSTNEKHQRKAPTKSTNEKHQRKAPTKSTNEKHQRKAPTKSTNEKHQRKAPTKSTNEKHQRKAPTKSTNEKHQRKAPTKSTNEKHQRKAPTKSTNEKHQRKAPTKSTNEKHQRKAPTKSTNEKHQRKAPTKSTNEKHQRKAPTKSTNEKHQRKAPTKSTNEKHQRKAPTKSTNEKHQRKAPTKSTNEKHQRKAPTKSTNEKHQRKAPTKSTNEKHQRKAPTKSTNEKHQRKAPTKSTNEKHQRKAPTKSTNEKHQRKAPTKSTNEKHQRKAPTKSTNEKHQRKAPTKSTNEKHQRKAPTKSTNEKHQRKAPTKSTNEKHQRKAPTKSTNEKHQRKAPTKSTNEKHQRKAPTKSTNEKHQRKAPTKSTNEKHQRKAPTKSTNEKHQRKAPTKSTNEKHQRKAPTKSTNEKHQRKAPTKSTNEKHQRKAPTKSTNEKHQRKAPTKSTNEKHQRKAPTKSTNEKHQRKAPTKSTNEKHQRKAPTKSTNEKHQRKAPTKSTNEKHQRKAPTKSTNEKHQRKAPTKSTNEKHQRKAPTKSTNEKHQRKAPTKSTNEKHQRKAPTKSTNEKHQRKAPTKSTNEKHQRKAPTKSTNEKHQRKAPTKSTNEKHQRKAPTKSTNEKHQRKAPTKSTNEKHQRKAPTKSTNEKHQRKAPTKSTNEKHQRKAPTKSTNEKHQRKAPTKRFSITCRRLYNG; encoded by the exons ATGCCGACAGAACAGTGGCAAAGTAAACATCAAGAAATTGATCCAGGACTTGCCCACAAGGTGGAATTCAACCCTGTTATGTTGGAAC AGACCGTCACAGAGACCGTCACAGAGACCGTCACAGAGACCGTCACAGAGACCGTCACAGAGACCGTCACAGAGACCGTCACAGAGACCGTCACAGAGACCGTCACAGAGACCGTCACAGAGACCGTCACAGAGACCGTCACAGAGACCGTCACAGAGACCGTCACAGAGACCGTCACAGAGACCGTCACAGAGACCGTCACAGAGACCGTCACAGAGACCGTCACAGAGACCGTCACAGAGACCGTCACAGAGACCGTCACAGAGACCGTCACAGAGACCGTCACAGAGACCGTCACAGAGACCGTCACAGAGACCGTCACAGAGACCGTCACAGAGACCGTCACAGAGACCGTCACAGAGACCGTCACAGAGACCGTCACAGAGACCGTCACAGAGACCAAATCGG caccaacgaaaagcaccaacgaaaagcaccaacgaaaagcaccaacgaaaagcaccaacgaaaagcaccaacgaaaagcaccaacgaaaagcaccaacgaaaagcaccaacgaaaagcaccaacgaaaagcaccaacgaaaagcaccaacgaaaagcaccaacgaaaagcaccaacgaaaagcaccaacgaaaagcaccaacgaaaagcaccaacgaaaagcaccaacgaaaagcaccaacgaaaagcaccaacgaaaagcaccaacgaaaagcaccaacgaaaagcaccaacgaaaagcaccaacgaaaagcaccaacgaaaagcaccaacgaaaagcaccaacgaaaagcaccaacgaaaagcaccaacgaaaagcaccaacgaaaagcaccaacgaaaagcaccaacgaaaagcaccaacgaaaagcaccaacgaaaagcaccaacgaaaagcaccaacgaaaagcaccaacgaaaagcaccaacgaaaagcaccaacgaaaagcaccaacgaaaagcaccaacgaaaagcaccaacgaaaagcaccaacgaaaagcaccaacgaaaagcaccaacgaaaagcaccaacgaaaagcaccaacgaaaagcaccaacgaaaagcaccaacgaaaagcaccaacgaaaagcaccaacgaaaagcaccaacgaaaagcaccaacgaaaagcaccaacgaaaagcaccaacgaaaagcaccaacgaaaagcaccaacgaaaagcaccaacgaaaagcaccaacgaaaagcaccaacgaaaagcaccaacgaaaagcaccaacgaaaagcaccaacgaaaagcaccaacgaaaagcaccaacgaaaagcaccaacgaaaagcaccaacgaaaagcaccaacgaaaagcaccaacgaaaagcaccaacgaaaagcaccaacgaaaagcaccaacgaaaagcaccaacgaaaagcaccaacgaaaagcaccaacgaaaagcaccaacgaaaagcaccaacgaaaagcaccaacgaaaagcaccaacgaaaagcaccaacgaaaagcaccaacgaaaagcaccaacgaaaagcaccaacgaaaagcaccaacgaaaagcaccaacgaaaagcaccaacgaaaagcaccaacgaaaagcaccaacgaaaagcaccaacgaaaagcaccaacgaaaagcaccaacgaaaagcaccaacgaaaagcaccaacgaaaagcaccaacgaaaagcaccaacgaaaagcaccaacgaaaagcaccaacgaaaagcaccaacgaaaagcaccaacgaaaagcaccaacgaaaagcaccaacgaaaagcaccaacgaaaagcaccaacgaaaagcaccaacgaaaagcaccaacgaaaagcaccaacgaaaagcaccaacgaaaagcaccaacgaaaagcaccaacgaaaagcaccaacgaaaagcaccaacgaaaagcaccaacgaaaagcaccaacgaaaagcaccaacgaaaagcaccaacgaaaagcaccaacgaaaagcaccaacgaaaagcaccaacgaaaagcaccaacgaaaagcaccaacgaaaagcaccaacgaaaagcaccaacgaaaagcaccaacgaaaagcaccaacgaaaagcaccaacgaaaagcaccaacgaaaagcaccaacgaaaagcaccaacgaaaagcaccaacgaaaagcaccaacgaaaagcaccaacgaaaagcaccaacgaaaagcaccaacgaaaagcaccaacgaaaagcaccaacgaaaagcaccaacgaaaagcaccaacgaaaagcaccaacgaaaagcaccaacgaaaagcaccaacgaaaagcaccaacgaaaagcaccaacgaaaagcaccaacgaaaagcaccaacgaaaagcaccaacgaaaagcaccaacgaaaagcaccaacgaaaagcaccaacgaaaagcaccaacgaaaagcaccaacgaaaagcaccaacgaaaagcaccaacgaaaagcaccaacgaaaagcaccaacgaaaagcaccaacgaaaagcaccaacgaaaagcaccaacgaaaagcaccaacgaaaagcaccaacgaaaagcaccaacgaaaagcaccaacgaaaagcaccaacgaaaagcaccaacgaaaagcaccaacgaaaagcaccaacgaaaagcaccaacgaaaagcaccaacgaaaagcaccaacgaaaagcaccaacgaaaagcaccaacgaaaagcaccaacgaaaagcaccaacgaaaagcaccaacgaaaagcaccaacgaaaagcaccaacgaaaagcaccaacgaaaagcaccaacgaaaagcaccaacgaaaagcaccaacgaaaagcaccaacgaaaagcaccaacgaaaagcaccaacgaaaagcaccaacgaaaagcaccaacgaaaagcaccaacgaaaagcaccaacgaaaagcaccaacgaaaagcaccaacgaaaagcaccaacgaaaagcaccaacgaaaagcaccaacgaaaagcaccaacgaaaagcaccaacgaaaagcaccaacgaaaagcaccaacgaaaagcaccaacgaaaagcaccaacgaaaagcaccaacgaaaagcaccaacgaaaagcaccaacgaaaagcaccaacgaaaagcaccaacgaaaagcaccaacgaaaagcaccaacgaaaagcaccaacgaaaagcaccaacgaaaagcaccaacgaaaagcaccaacgaaaagcaccaacgaaaagcaccaacgaaaagcaccaacgaaaagcaccaacgaaaagcaccaacgaaaagcaccaacgaaaagcaccaacgaaaagcaccaacgaaaagcaccaacgaaaagcaccaacgaaaagcaccaacgaaaagcaccaacgaaaagcaccaacgaaaagcaccaacgaaaagcaccaacgaaaagcaccaacgaaaagcaccaacgaaaagcaccaacgaaaagcaccaacgaaaagcaccaacgaaaagcaccaacgaaaagcaccaacgaaaagcaccaacgaaaagcaccaacgaaaagcaccaacgaaaagcaccaacgaaaagcaccaacgaaaagcaccaacgaaaagcaccaacgaaaagcaccaacgaaaagcaccaacgaaaagcaccaacgaaaagcaccaacgaaaagcaccaacgaaaagcaccaacgaaaagcaccaacgaaaagcaccaacgaaaagcaccaacgaaaagcaccaacgaaaagcaccaacgaaaagcaccaacgaaaagcaccaacgaaaagcaccaacgaaaagcaccaacgaaaagcaccaacgaaaagcaccaacgaaaagcaccaacgaaaagcaccaacgaaaagcaccaacgaaaagcaccaacgaaaagcaccaacgaaaagcaccaacgaaaagcaccaacgaaaagcaccaacgaaaagcaccaacgaaaagcaccaacgaaaagcaccaacgaaaagcaccaacgaaaagcaccaacgaaaagcaccaacgaaaagcaccaacgaaaagcaccaacgaaaagcaccaacgaaaagcaccaacgaaaagcaccaacgaaaagcaccaacgaaaagcaccaacgaaaagcaccaacgaaaagcaccaacgaaaagcaccaacgaaaagcaccaacgaaaagcaccaacgaaaagcaccaacgaaaagcaccaacgaaaagcaccaacgaaaagcaccaacgaaaagcaccaacgaaaagcaccaacgaaaagcaccaacgaaaagcaccaacgaaaagcaccaacgaaaagcaccaacgaaaagcaccaacgaaaagcaccaacgaaaagcaccaacgaaaagcaccaacgaaaagcaccaacgaaaagcaccaacgaaaagcaccaacgaaaagcaccaacgaaaagatTCAGCATTAcctgc